One genomic window of Amyelois transitella isolate CPQ chromosome 8, ilAmyTran1.1, whole genome shotgun sequence includes the following:
- the LOC106137377 gene encoding small ribosomal subunit protein uS15, producing MGRMHAPGKGISQSALPYRRSVPTWLKLTADDVKEQIFKLGKKGLTPSQIGVMLRDSHGVAQVRFVTGKKILRIMKAMGLAPDLPEDLYYLIKKAVAMRKHLERNRKDKDSKFRLILVESRIHRLARYYKTKSVLPPNWKYESSTASALVA from the exons ATGGGTCGTATGCACGCACCTGG TAAGGGTATTTCCCAGTCAGCACTGCCATACCGCCGCAGTGTTCCTACCTGGTTGAAGCTCACAGCTGACGATGTCAAGGAACAGATTTTCAAACTCGGAAAGAAGGGTCTTACCCCCTCCCAAATTG GTGTCATGCTCAGGGATTCCCACGGAGTGGCCCAGGTCAGATTTGTCACTGGCAAGAAGATCCTCAGAATCATGAAAGCTATGGGCCTGGCGCCCGATCTACCTGAAGACTTATACTACTTGATCAAGAAAGCCGTTGCCATGAGGAAGCACTTGGAACGCAACAGGAAAGACAAGGACAGCAAGTTCCGTCTCATTCTTGTAGAGTCGAGAATCCATAGGCTAGCCCGTTACTATAAGACAAAGAGTGTGCTACCTCCCAACTGGAAATATGAGTCTAGCACTGCTTCCGCCCTAGTGGCTTAA
- the LOC106137397 gene encoding uncharacterized protein LOC106137397, whose product MTDYCFSELECKIICAQIERRAKYRKEFLKLRTDPCLHSKESGYVFDPAMQRFMSMKCTQFEHFTATKSNVVNGILFLIPFFVYGYAVWSQRSHVEREIRCGRLKYRDRLFKLQ is encoded by the exons ATGACTGATTATTGTTTCTCTGAATTAGagtgtaaaataatatgtgcACAAATTGAAAGGAGAGCCAAGTATAGAAAAGAGTTTCTGAAACTGCGAACGGATCCATGCTTACATTCCAAAGAATCTGGATATGTA TTTGACCCTGCCATGCAAAGATTCATGTCCATGAAGTGTACTCAGTTCGAGCATTTCACAGCGACCAAAAGCAACGTTGTGAATGGCATATTGTTTCTGATACCGTTCTTTGTGTACGGGTATGCGGTATGGAGTCAGCGCAGTCACGTGGAGAGAGAAATACGATGCGGGAGGCTCAAGTATCGTGACAGACTGTTCAAATTGCAATAA
- the LOC106137313 gene encoding trafficking protein particle complex subunit 5, which translates to MSSSRSKSSILDKPLSKGKGEISLSIYALLFSEIVQYCQNRSHSIHELQNKLSDIGQDVGTRLLDLYFVRERNSKREIKLLNMLLFVKSTLWKTLFGKEADKLEHANDDERTYYIIEKDALVNKFISVPKDKGSLNCATFNAGIIEAVLTKSGFPAKVTAHWHKGTTYMVKFEDSVIARDKSLDDR; encoded by the exons ATGTCGTCTAGTCGCTCTAAATCGTCTATACTTGACAAGCCTCTGAGCAAGGGAAAAGGAGAGATCTCACTTTCTATTTACGCCCTCTTGTTTTCAGAAATTGTACAATATTGCCAAAATCGTTCGCATTCCATTCATGAAttgcaaaataa ATTGTCAGATATTGGTCAAGATGTTGGTACAAGGCTATTAGATCTCTATTTCGTCAGAGAAAGAAACAGCAAGAGAGAAATCAAACTCCTAAACATGTTGCTTTTTGTTAAATCCACGCTATGGAAG ACCTTATTTGGAAAAGAAGCTGATAAGCTGGAACATGCTAACGATGATGAAAGAACATACTACATCATCGAAAAGGATGCTTTG GTGAACAAATTCATAAGCGTGCCGAAAGACAAAGGCTCACTAAATTGTGCGACTTTTAACGCGGGAATCATTGAGGCCGTGCTGACAAAAAGCGGAttt CCTGCAAAAGTAACCGCTCATTGGCACAAGGGTACCACATACATGGTCAAGTTTGAAGATTCCGTCATCGCCAGAGACAAATCGCTCGATGATCGCTAA
- the LOC106135958 gene encoding TM2 domain-containing protein CG11103: MYEKHISIFLFVILIVIPTGFSESNPYADEPYRPLGPLVKCNFLPLEFLNCKEPLDHKGNHSAREATGHGCVKFGGVRYEDVERTKVQCEVLSNIECHGPRVFLKDGFPCVRYSGHYFTTTLIYSILLGFLGMDRFCLGQTGTAVGKLLTLGGLGIWWIVDVVLLITNSLHPEDGSNWNPYV; the protein is encoded by the coding sequence atgtacgAAAAACATATAagcatatttctttttgttattctCATTGTGATTCCAACTGGTTTCTCAGAGAGTAATCCTTATGCTGACGAACCATATCGCCCTTTAGGGCCGCTGGTGAAATGCAACTTTCTACCGCTGGAATTCTTAAACTGTAAGGAGCCTTTAGATCATAAAGGCAATCATTCAGCGCGAGAGGCTACTGGACATGGCTGTGTTAAGTTTGGGGGCGTCAGATACGAAGATGTGGAAAGAACCAAAGTGCAGTGTGAAGTCCTTAGTAACATTGAGTGTCATGGCCCTAGGGTTTTCTTGAAAGACGGTTTTCCGTGTGTGCGATACTCAGGACATTATTTTACGACAACTTTAATCTACAGCATTCTATTAGGATTTTTAGGCATGGACCGTTTCTGCTTGGGGCAAACTGGTACCGCTGTTGGGAAATTACTTACTTTGGGGGGGTTGGGTATTTGGTGGATTGTTGACGTTGTCTTGTTAATAACAAATAGTTTGCATCCAGAAGACGGGAGTAATTGGAATCCATATGTTTAG
- the LOC106137387 gene encoding NADH dehydrogenase [ubiquinone] 1 beta subcomplex subunit 4 yields the protein MSNQYGLSEEEFNVIKQQAARRAAMRKEFLKQSTNPFKHASEAGYVFDTSLQQFMSMKVTQFEHFKPNLKNSLFGICAIIIPMVSYGYLIWKDRNDREQKIRSGELLYKDRLFKFQ from the exons ATGTCCAATCAATATGGATTATCTGAAGAAGAATTCAATGTTATAAAGCAGCAGGCTGCTCGTCGTGCTGCGATGAGAAAAGAGTTCTTGAAACAGAGCACTAATCCCTTCAAACATGCGTCGGAAGCTGGCTATGTT tTCGATACCTCACTGCAGCAGTTCATGTCAATGAAGGTTACCCAATTCGAACACTTCAAACCAAACCTTAAGAATAGCCTTTTTGGAATTTGCGCAATTATTATCCCGATGGTGTCCTACGGATATTTAATTTGGAAGGACAGAAACGATCGCGAACAGAAGATAAGGTCCGGAGAGCTCCTGTACAAAGACAGACTATTCAAATTCCAGTGA